One stretch of Eggerthella lenta DSM 2243 DNA includes these proteins:
- a CDS encoding aspartate kinase yields MSLIVAKFGGTSVASPERIQMVAKKLIAKKQAGHQVVAVVSAMGKTTDELVGLAASLNDNPPAREMDRLLSTGEQVSMTLLAMAIEARGYKAMSFTGRQAGIETDGMHAKAKIVKVHNERIMEALNKGVIAVVAGFQGIDANGDITTLGRGGSDTTAVAVAHGLGADVCEIYSDVDGVYTADPRVCPRAKKLDVISYDDMLELSSSGAGVLQMRAVEFARKYQVVIHSRSAFSDAEGTYIKEETDMMEEAVITGIAHDTSEVKFTIRGVPDMTGVAAKVFSALAGNTVSVDMIIQNISEDGITDISFTCPGADLPRAKETVERILPDINARDYDVDEDIAKVSLVGTGMKSSPGVAARAFSTLGENQINILAISTSPIRLSVVVDGAQAAAAVRCLHKAFDLDSDSVFEETQLSAEEIAAKMNKGR; encoded by the coding sequence ATGTCGCTAATCGTAGCAAAATTCGGGGGCACGTCCGTCGCTTCGCCTGAGCGCATCCAGATGGTCGCGAAGAAGCTCATTGCGAAGAAGCAGGCAGGGCACCAGGTGGTTGCCGTCGTGTCCGCCATGGGCAAGACCACCGACGAGCTCGTAGGCCTCGCCGCCTCGCTCAACGACAACCCGCCGGCGCGCGAGATGGACCGTCTGCTGTCCACGGGCGAGCAGGTGTCCATGACGCTGCTGGCGATGGCCATCGAGGCGCGCGGCTACAAGGCCATGAGCTTCACGGGCCGTCAGGCCGGCATCGAGACGGACGGCATGCACGCCAAGGCCAAAATCGTGAAGGTGCACAACGAGCGCATCATGGAAGCCCTGAACAAGGGCGTGATCGCGGTGGTGGCCGGGTTCCAGGGCATCGACGCCAACGGCGACATCACCACGCTCGGCCGCGGCGGCTCCGACACCACGGCGGTGGCGGTGGCGCACGGTCTGGGCGCCGACGTGTGCGAGATCTACTCCGATGTGGACGGCGTGTACACGGCCGACCCGCGCGTGTGCCCGCGCGCCAAGAAGCTCGACGTCATCTCGTACGACGACATGCTGGAGCTGTCCAGCTCGGGCGCCGGCGTGCTGCAGATGCGCGCCGTGGAGTTCGCGCGCAAGTACCAGGTCGTCATTCATTCCCGCTCGGCGTTCTCCGACGCCGAAGGCACCTATATCAAGGAGGAGACCGACATGATGGAGGAAGCCGTCATCACCGGCATCGCCCACGACACGTCCGAGGTGAAGTTCACCATCCGCGGCGTGCCCGACATGACCGGCGTGGCCGCGAAGGTGTTCTCGGCGCTGGCGGGCAACACGGTGAGCGTGGACATGATCATCCAGAACATCTCGGAGGACGGCATCACCGACATCAGCTTCACGTGCCCCGGTGCCGACCTGCCCCGCGCGAAGGAGACGGTGGAGCGCATCTTACCCGACATCAACGCCCGCGACTACGACGTGGACGAGGACATCGCGAAGGTGAGCCTCGTGGGCACGGGCATGAAGTCGTCGCCCGGCGTGGCGGCGCGCGCGTTCTCGACGCTCGGCGAGAACCAGATCAACATCCTGGCCATCTCGACGTCGCCCATCCGGCTGTCCGTCGTGGTGGACGGCGCG
- a CDS encoding PucR family transcriptional regulator: MITVADILALPAFEQVQPLVLCEGAELREVHNVGILDCAPDKDGGYESYIPGEFIVTNLGFAHDDPELSERSLLVLIARGVSGIALKKAYRPIVSDRVRAASEAAGVPMYLYDGGYHEVVAYQALDLIRRDSEQSDKGRIMDGLLSGHDPHAARAALYELAGATGSTVQCIAASPKADDECSLYAMLDAMTVVLAEFKRDWDDVVEAVFAFRYHGALLALVSYAQPPAGVRTRSESDLTMRLLAAGQVHLGVGEETPLSDGDMSVREALAALKTAQVEGDRVVCWADLHHDAFRAAANEGRLFWRTAALHRALLEEHDDLHGTELAATAEAVARAYGDLRLAAEALHQHPNTVRYRLRKAKDVLGMPDSPDREFAFLLGLVYLDYTNPLLQP, encoded by the coding sequence GTGATCACGGTTGCGGACATACTTGCGTTGCCGGCGTTCGAACAGGTGCAGCCGCTGGTGCTGTGCGAAGGAGCCGAGTTGCGAGAAGTTCACAACGTGGGCATCCTCGATTGCGCTCCCGATAAGGACGGCGGCTACGAATCGTACATTCCCGGCGAGTTCATCGTGACGAACCTGGGGTTCGCGCACGACGATCCGGAATTGTCCGAGCGATCGCTTCTGGTCCTGATAGCGCGCGGCGTTTCGGGTATTGCGCTGAAGAAAGCGTATCGCCCCATCGTCAGCGACCGCGTGCGGGCTGCCAGCGAGGCGGCGGGCGTGCCAATGTACTTGTACGACGGCGGCTACCACGAAGTGGTGGCATATCAGGCGCTCGATCTGATTCGGCGCGACAGCGAGCAATCCGATAAGGGACGCATCATGGACGGCTTGCTTTCTGGGCACGATCCGCATGCTGCCCGTGCGGCGTTGTACGAGCTGGCGGGGGCGACCGGATCGACCGTCCAATGCATAGCGGCGTCCCCGAAAGCGGACGACGAATGCTCCCTATACGCCATGCTCGACGCGATGACCGTCGTGTTGGCCGAGTTCAAGCGCGATTGGGACGATGTGGTGGAGGCGGTGTTCGCCTTCCGCTACCATGGCGCGTTGCTTGCGCTGGTGTCGTACGCGCAGCCTCCTGCCGGCGTGCGAACTCGCTCCGAAAGCGACCTGACGATGCGCCTTTTGGCTGCGGGCCAGGTGCATCTGGGAGTGGGCGAGGAGACGCCGCTTTCCGACGGCGACATGAGCGTGCGCGAGGCGCTTGCCGCGTTGAAGACGGCGCAGGTTGAGGGCGATCGCGTGGTGTGCTGGGCCGATCTGCATCACGATGCGTTTCGTGCGGCCGCCAACGAGGGGCGCTTGTTCTGGCGCACGGCCGCGCTGCACAGGGCCTTGCTGGAAGAGCACGACGATCTTCACGGCACCGAGCTTGCCGCGACTGCCGAGGCGGTCGCGCGCGCCTACGGCGACCTGCGTCTGGCGGCCGAGGCGTTGCATCAGCATCCGAACACCGTTCGCTACCGCCTGCGCAAAGCTAAGGACGTGCTCGGCATGCCCGATTCCCCCGATCGCGAGTTCGCGTTCCTGCTGGGCCTCGTGTATCTGGACTACACGAACCCCTTGCTGCAGCCGTAA
- a CDS encoding hydroxyacid dehydrogenase produces the protein MKVLICDHADCMMPDHALEIETLRAGLGEDVEVEVLEYEDDKRDEFYEHVADADALLTAFVTVDAEAMDRAPKLKVVSLNSTGFDQVDLDEATKRGIGVCPVGEYCTWDVAESAIAYMGALNKHFKFYQREIDERHKWDYAAAPQWPRLEDQVLGIVGFGKIGKCTAEKAMGLVKRVIACDPHADDAAFAERGVTRVSKEELLTHADIIVNHMCLTDDNVRFFDEAAFDLMARRPIFINLGRGLCVDEEALVDALDAGKLRAFGADVLYDETPDLASNKLVGRDNVIITPHSAFYSTTAIEDLERLSCENIVHFLKGEKEKVFKLVNEV, from the coding sequence ATGAAGGTTCTCATCTGCGATCACGCCGATTGCATGATGCCCGACCACGCGCTGGAGATCGAAACCCTGCGCGCGGGCCTGGGCGAGGACGTGGAGGTCGAGGTTCTCGAGTACGAGGACGATAAGCGTGATGAATTCTACGAGCATGTGGCCGATGCCGATGCGTTGCTGACGGCGTTCGTCACGGTGGATGCCGAGGCTATGGATCGCGCGCCGAAGCTCAAGGTGGTTTCGCTGAACTCTACCGGGTTCGACCAGGTTGACCTGGACGAGGCCACGAAGCGGGGCATCGGGGTCTGCCCGGTGGGCGAGTACTGCACGTGGGACGTGGCCGAGAGCGCCATCGCGTACATGGGCGCGCTCAACAAGCACTTCAAGTTCTACCAGAGGGAGATCGACGAGCGGCACAAGTGGGATTACGCCGCGGCACCCCAGTGGCCGCGTCTGGAGGATCAGGTGCTGGGCATCGTCGGGTTCGGCAAGATCGGCAAATGCACGGCCGAGAAGGCGATGGGCCTCGTGAAGCGCGTGATAGCCTGCGATCCGCACGCTGACGACGCTGCGTTCGCCGAACGGGGAGTGACGCGCGTGAGCAAGGAAGAGCTGCTGACCCATGCCGACATCATCGTGAACCACATGTGCTTGACCGATGACAACGTGCGCTTTTTCGACGAGGCGGCGTTCGACTTGATGGCGCGACGTCCTATCTTCATCAACCTGGGCCGCGGCCTGTGCGTTGATGAGGAAGCGCTTGTGGACGCGCTCGATGCGGGCAAGCTCCGTGCGTTCGGCGCGGACGTGCTGTACGACGAGACTCCGGATCTGGCTTCGAACAAGCTGGTAGGACGCGACAACGTCATCATCACGCCCCATTCTGCGTTTTACTCGACCACGGCTATCGAAGATCTAGAGCGTTTGAGCTGCGAGAACATCGTCCATTTCCTGAAAGGCGAGAAGGAGAAGGTATTCAAGCTGGTCAACGAGGTGTAG
- a CDS encoding dimethylarginine dimethylaminohydrolase family protein, whose product MAEEEKVYVSNATNPLKKVMMCSPRYYQFNGINVITAEWMKKGDQEKNDVMVAEWQMLVDAFKDNGIEVVEVEARPEFEVMTFARDYGCMIKEGAVIGHFRHPVRQVEAVAYEEKLKEMGVPIVARVNAGCMEGGDFWMIDEHTLAFGQVDRTDQAGVDNLRDQLQKFGYTVVGVPCPPDNLHLDMIFNIVAPQVALACIDQLPYNFLQMLKRRNFELIPVASEDMYKHGCNVQCIGNGKVVAIEKNKHINDKMRALGLDVIDVPLDQILHAGGGPHCLTQPIERP is encoded by the coding sequence ATGGCTGAAGAAGAGAAGGTCTACGTGTCCAACGCAACGAACCCGCTGAAGAAAGTGATGATGTGCTCGCCGCGGTACTACCAGTTCAACGGCATCAACGTGATCACCGCCGAGTGGATGAAGAAGGGCGACCAGGAAAAGAACGACGTCATGGTTGCCGAGTGGCAGATGCTGGTGGATGCGTTCAAAGACAACGGTATCGAAGTGGTCGAAGTGGAGGCGCGCCCCGAGTTCGAGGTGATGACGTTCGCCCGCGACTACGGTTGCATGATCAAGGAAGGCGCCGTGATCGGCCACTTCCGCCACCCGGTCCGTCAGGTGGAGGCCGTGGCGTACGAGGAGAAGCTGAAGGAGATGGGCGTTCCCATCGTGGCGCGCGTGAACGCGGGCTGCATGGAAGGCGGCGACTTCTGGATGATCGACGAGCACACGCTGGCGTTCGGCCAGGTGGATCGTACCGACCAAGCCGGCGTGGACAACCTGCGCGACCAGCTGCAGAAGTTCGGCTACACCGTGGTGGGCGTGCCGTGCCCGCCGGACAACCTGCATCTCGATATGATCTTCAACATCGTGGCCCCGCAGGTGGCGCTGGCTTGCATCGACCAGCTGCCCTACAACTTCCTGCAAATGCTGAAGCGTCGCAATTTCGAGCTGATCCCCGTGGCCAGCGAAGATATGTACAAGCACGGCTGCAACGTGCAGTGCATCGGCAACGGCAAAGTGGTGGCAATCGAGAAGAACAAGCACATCAACGACAAGATGCGCGCGCTGGGCTTGGACGTGATCGACGTGCCGCTCGACCAGATCCTGCATGCGGGCGGCGGTCCTCACTGCCTGACCCAGCCCATCGAGCGTCCGTAA
- a CDS encoding YfcC family protein, producing MSDNEPEKGKKKFKMPNTYVILFGVICFIAVLSWFVPGGAYELNANGDAISGTYHIVESNPQGLWDVFMAPITGMLGSGAISGAIAISLTILLFGSFLEMMEETGAVKTALKRITMKNQNNMHLLIAILVCLMSFLGTLEGAYEEGIVYFLMFVPVILALGLDTVVAIMIVVLGTQAGCLASTVNPFATGIASGIAGISAGDGMGMRVLMLVVFTGLVIFIINRYADKVKAHPEKSVQFFRRKLDLIEFPVSADENLELSGRQKGVLAIFVLTFAIMVVGCVPWTSINPDWTFFEQFVSWIGVTPVLREVLGSDITPFGSWYFPEIAMLVMVMTLLAGIVMRYKADKIIDTLIKGAAGLVSTAFVVPLARGIQVVMDGGQITPTILHMCESTLSALPPVAFVIVALICYFLIACLIPSSTGLAAATMGIMAALSQFAGVDVAIMVTIYCMALGLAKMISPTSIVVMTCTSAAHMSYGDWVKRAAPIVGFLFLVCCVFLTVAVML from the coding sequence ATGTCAGACAACGAGCCCGAGAAGGGCAAGAAGAAATTCAAGATGCCGAACACCTACGTCATCCTGTTCGGGGTCATCTGCTTCATCGCCGTGCTCAGCTGGTTCGTGCCGGGCGGCGCGTACGAGCTGAACGCCAACGGCGACGCTATTTCGGGGACGTACCACATCGTGGAGTCCAACCCGCAAGGGTTGTGGGACGTGTTCATGGCGCCCATCACGGGCATGCTGGGTTCGGGCGCCATCAGCGGCGCCATCGCCATCTCGCTGACCATCTTGCTGTTCGGCAGCTTCCTCGAGATGATGGAGGAAACCGGTGCGGTGAAGACGGCGCTCAAGCGCATCACCATGAAGAACCAGAACAATATGCACCTGCTTATCGCCATCCTTGTATGCCTCATGTCGTTCCTCGGCACCTTGGAGGGTGCCTACGAGGAAGGAATCGTGTACTTCCTCATGTTCGTGCCGGTGATCCTGGCGCTGGGGCTGGACACCGTGGTGGCCATCATGATCGTGGTGCTGGGCACGCAGGCCGGCTGCCTGGCCTCGACGGTGAACCCGTTCGCCACGGGTATCGCGTCGGGTATCGCGGGCATCTCGGCCGGCGACGGCATGGGCATGCGCGTGCTGATGCTGGTGGTGTTCACGGGACTCGTCATCTTCATCATCAACCGCTACGCCGACAAGGTGAAGGCTCATCCCGAGAAGTCGGTCCAGTTCTTCCGTCGCAAGCTCGATCTTATCGAGTTCCCGGTTTCGGCTGACGAGAACTTGGAGCTGTCCGGCCGTCAGAAGGGCGTGCTGGCCATCTTCGTCCTCACGTTCGCCATCATGGTGGTGGGGTGCGTGCCGTGGACTTCCATCAACCCTGATTGGACGTTCTTCGAGCAGTTCGTGTCGTGGATCGGCGTCACGCCGGTGCTGCGCGAGGTGCTGGGCAGCGACATCACGCCGTTCGGTTCGTGGTACTTCCCCGAGATCGCCATGCTCGTGATGGTGATGACGTTGCTCGCGGGCATCGTCATGCGCTACAAGGCCGATAAGATCATCGACACGCTGATCAAGGGCGCTGCCGGGCTCGTGTCCACCGCGTTCGTCGTGCCGCTGGCGCGAGGCATCCAAGTGGTGATGGACGGCGGGCAGATCACGCCCACTATCTTGCACATGTGCGAGAGCACGCTGTCGGCCCTGCCTCCCGTCGCGTTCGTGATTGTGGCGCTGATCTGCTACTTCCTCATCGCGTGCCTCATTCCCTCGTCGACGGGGCTGGCGGCCGCGACCATGGGCATCATGGCGGCGCTGTCGCAGTTCGCCGGCGTGGACGTGGCCATCATGGTGACCATCTACTGCATGGCGCTGGGTCTGGCCAAGATGATCTCGCCTACGTCCATCGTGGTGATGACCTGTACTTCGGCTGCCCACATGAGCTACGGCGACTGGGTGAAGCGCGCCGCACCCATCGTGGGCTTCCTGTTCCTGGTGTGCTGCGTGTTCCTCACCGTGGCCGTGATGCTGTAA
- the argF gene encoding ornithine carbamoyltransferase: MTESVFQGRSLLSTRDYTKDELMYLIGFAEHLKDLKKWGVEHRYLAGKNIALLFEKTSTRTRAAFTTACIDLGAHPEYLGKNDIQLGKKETVRDTALVLGSMFDGIEFRGFKQEHVEDLAKYSGVPVWNGLTDKEHPTQMLADFMTMKENFGTLEGLTLAYCGQGRNNVQNSLMITSAILGVNYVNATPAELEPDPAIVEVARAFAAESGATITVTNDPVEAVANADAIYTNVWAAMGEESQFAERVKLMSPYQVNAELLSHVKNPDYIFLHCLPAFHNAETEYAADMAERFGVKEMEVTDEVFYSDHGRQFQQAENRMHTIKAIMAATLGDLYIPCV; this comes from the coding sequence ATGACCGAGTCGGTATTCCAGGGACGCAGCCTCCTCTCCACGAGGGACTACACGAAAGACGAGCTGATGTACCTCATCGGGTTCGCCGAACATCTCAAAGACCTGAAGAAGTGGGGCGTCGAGCATCGCTACCTCGCAGGCAAGAACATCGCGCTCTTGTTCGAGAAGACGTCCACCCGCACCCGCGCCGCGTTCACCACCGCGTGCATCGACCTGGGCGCGCACCCCGAGTATCTGGGCAAGAACGACATCCAGCTGGGCAAGAAGGAGACGGTGCGCGACACCGCGCTGGTGCTGGGCAGCATGTTCGACGGCATCGAGTTCCGCGGCTTCAAGCAGGAGCACGTCGAGGATCTGGCGAAGTACAGCGGCGTGCCGGTGTGGAACGGCCTCACCGACAAGGAGCATCCCACCCAGATGCTGGCCGACTTCATGACCATGAAGGAGAACTTCGGCACGCTGGAGGGCCTCACGCTGGCCTACTGCGGCCAGGGACGCAACAACGTGCAGAACTCCCTCATGATCACCAGCGCCATCCTGGGCGTGAACTACGTGAACGCCACGCCGGCCGAACTCGAGCCCGACCCGGCCATCGTCGAGGTGGCGCGGGCCTTCGCCGCCGAGAGCGGCGCTACCATCACGGTGACGAACGACCCGGTGGAGGCCGTTGCGAACGCCGACGCCATCTACACGAACGTGTGGGCGGCCATGGGCGAGGAGTCCCAGTTCGCCGAGCGCGTGAAGCTCATGTCGCCCTACCAGGTGAACGCCGAGCTGCTGTCGCACGTGAAGAACCCGGACTACATCTTCCTGCACTGCCTGCCGGCCTTCCATAATGCGGAGACCGAGTACGCCGCCGATATGGCCGAGCGCTTCGGCGTGAAGGAGATGGAAGTTACCGACGAGGTGTTCTATTCCGACCACGGCCGCCAGTTCCAGCAGGCTGAGAACCGCATGCACACCATCAAGGCCATCATGGCGGCCACCCTGGGCGATCTGTACATCCCCTGCGTCTAA
- a CDS encoding sodium:solute symporter → MVLSPIDYVIIALYFIVIVAIGFIAARFAKTKEDYLVAGRRLSFPLFFGCMAALTLGGGSTIGSAQLGYEFGLGGIWLNLSIGLGLVAAGFLVTSKLSKLRALSVNEVVESSYGPIARVFSSALTLIYTLTLSVVQVISIGTIINGVTGIDATLSMLVGGGIVILYTFVGGMWSVTMTDIVQFVVKTVGILILAPIFCISAAGGWDALVSKVPEAYLSVGSMGFDKSFAYLVLYVPGLIIGQDIWQRIFTAKNEKVSKTGTVCAGVYSVFYALATVVIGMSVFVLLPHLDNPQNAFVVGVSTFLPVGVRGLILAAAMAATMSVSSGTILASSTILYNDLYLRFVRKGAAQGTAHLKEVTITRLFALLIGVVVMVCSLWINDVLVGIDICYGYLSGCVFVPLVASFVLKRFSPKAGLYALGASTVAVTGCFVVVGTASSVPIVAGMASGLVAYAAANLLSKQKVPSPFE, encoded by the coding sequence ATGGTTCTATCGCCTATCGACTACGTCATCATCGCGTTGTACTTCATCGTCATCGTGGCCATCGGCTTCATCGCGGCGCGGTTCGCGAAAACGAAGGAAGATTACCTCGTGGCCGGCAGGCGGCTGTCGTTTCCCCTGTTCTTCGGCTGCATGGCCGCGCTCACGCTGGGCGGCGGCTCCACTATCGGCAGCGCCCAGCTGGGCTACGAGTTCGGGCTCGGCGGCATCTGGCTCAACCTGAGCATCGGACTGGGGCTCGTCGCGGCCGGCTTCCTGGTTACCAGCAAGCTTTCGAAGCTGCGCGCTCTCAGCGTGAACGAGGTGGTGGAGAGCAGCTACGGCCCCATCGCCCGCGTGTTCAGCTCGGCGCTCACGCTCATCTACACGCTCACGCTGAGCGTGGTGCAGGTCATCTCCATCGGCACCATCATCAACGGCGTGACGGGCATCGACGCCACGCTGTCCATGCTGGTAGGAGGCGGCATCGTCATCCTGTACACGTTCGTGGGAGGCATGTGGTCGGTCACCATGACCGACATCGTGCAGTTCGTGGTGAAAACGGTGGGCATCCTCATCCTGGCCCCCATCTTCTGCATCTCGGCGGCGGGCGGCTGGGACGCGCTCGTCAGCAAGGTGCCCGAGGCGTACCTGTCGGTGGGCAGCATGGGCTTCGACAAGAGCTTCGCCTACCTCGTGCTGTACGTGCCGGGGCTCATCATCGGCCAGGACATCTGGCAGCGCATCTTCACCGCGAAGAACGAGAAGGTGTCGAAAACGGGCACCGTCTGCGCGGGCGTGTACAGCGTATTCTACGCGCTGGCCACCGTCGTCATCGGCATGAGCGTGTTCGTGCTGCTGCCCCACCTGGACAACCCTCAGAACGCGTTCGTGGTGGGCGTGTCCACGTTCTTGCCGGTCGGGGTGCGCGGGCTGATCTTGGCGGCGGCGATGGCGGCCACGATGTCGGTGTCGAGCGGCACCATCCTGGCGTCGTCCACCATCCTGTACAACGACCTGTACCTGCGGTTCGTCCGCAAAGGAGCGGCCCAGGGCACGGCGCACCTCAAGGAAGTGACCATCACGCGTCTGTTCGCCCTGCTCATCGGCGTGGTGGTGATGGTGTGCTCGCTGTGGATCAACGATGTGCTGGTGGGGATCGACATCTGCTACGGGTACCTGTCGGGCTGCGTGTTCGTGCCGCTGGTGGCCAGTTTCGTGCTCAAGCGGTTCAGCCCGAAAGCGGGGCTGTACGCGCTGGGCGCGAGCACCGTGGCGGTGACGGGCTGCTTCGTCGTCGTGGGAACAGCAAGCTCAGTCCCCATCGTCGCAGGCATGGCATCGGGGCTCGTAGCGTACGCAGCGGCGAACCTTCTCAGCAAGCAGAAGGTGCCCTCGCCGTTTGAATGA
- a CDS encoding helix-turn-helix domain-containing protein produces MCRYRDHILAFVSYGSASDEERAAAERRCIAVTSVEGSLHCGVSEAVHLCDGDLAIRQALAAAASAQRHGEQLARWSGLHLSAFASAARYDRLFMSASELYRSMLAGYDDEHGTELVRTAEALVNWHGDVKAIAEELHQHPNTVRYRMRKMKAVLGIPHEDDKVFINLLSLVFLPELG; encoded by the coding sequence GTGTGCCGCTACCGCGATCATATCCTGGCGTTCGTATCCTACGGCTCGGCCAGCGATGAGGAGCGGGCGGCCGCCGAGCGCCGCTGCATCGCCGTGACCTCGGTGGAAGGCAGCCTGCACTGCGGCGTGAGCGAGGCGGTGCACCTGTGCGATGGCGACCTGGCTATCCGCCAGGCGCTTGCCGCAGCCGCGAGTGCGCAGCGCCACGGCGAGCAGCTGGCGCGCTGGTCGGGCCTGCATCTGTCGGCATTCGCCAGCGCCGCGCGCTACGACCGCCTGTTCATGAGCGCGAGCGAGCTGTACCGCTCGATGCTGGCCGGCTATGACGACGAGCACGGCACTGAGCTCGTGCGTACGGCTGAGGCGCTGGTGAACTGGCACGGCGACGTGAAGGCTATCGCCGAGGAGCTTCACCAGCATCCGAACACCGTGCGTTACCGCATGCGCAAGATGAAGGCCGTGTTGGGCATTCCCCATGAGGACGACAAGGTGTTCATCAACCTGCTCAGCCTGGTGTTCCTGCCCGAGTTGGGGTGA
- a CDS encoding PucR family transcriptional regulator ligand-binding domain-containing protein — protein sequence MVTVADIIALPAFKNVELVAPCEGAERREVRNVGILDCPPDYNEYSVYVAGELILTNLGFAFGNPGMAEKSLLTMLRRDVAAIAVKTVYEPPISDAVRKESTARGVPLYLYDGAYHETVAYQSLDLLQRDRDELDKGKALDELLNRPRRRPGAYEAERARGRDGLEAAVLRVRPARGRPVLVLRHARLGVLWAGDGEGRVRDRRVGQRVPLPRSYPGVRILRLGQR from the coding sequence TTGGTTACCGTTGCGGACATTATCGCATTGCCGGCGTTCAAGAACGTGGAGCTGGTCGCTCCCTGCGAGGGAGCGGAGCGGCGCGAGGTGCGCAACGTGGGCATCCTCGACTGTCCTCCCGACTACAACGAATACAGTGTATACGTGGCGGGCGAACTCATCCTCACGAACCTCGGGTTCGCGTTCGGCAACCCTGGCATGGCCGAGAAGTCGCTGCTGACGATGCTGCGCCGCGACGTGGCCGCCATCGCCGTCAAAACCGTCTACGAGCCTCCCATCAGCGACGCCGTGCGCAAGGAAAGCACGGCGCGCGGGGTGCCGCTTTATCTGTACGACGGCGCTTACCACGAGACGGTGGCGTACCAATCGCTCGATCTGCTGCAGCGCGATCGCGACGAGCTGGACAAGGGCAAGGCCCTCGACGAGCTGCTGAACCGCCCACGACGGCGACCGGGTGCGTACGAGGCTGAGCGCGCTCGTGGGCGTGACGGGCTCGAAGCTGCAGTGCTTCGCGTTCGCCCTGCGCGCGGGCGACCCGTGCTCGTTCTACGCCATGCTCGACTCGGTGTCCTCTGGGCTGGGGACGGTGAGGGACGGGTGCGCGATCGTCGAGTCGGCCAGCGTGTGCCGCTACCGCGATCATATCCTGGCGTTCGTATCCTACGGCTCGGCCAGCGATGA
- a CDS encoding MFS transporter — MAGKLTKQEKSWILYDVGNSAFVLLATALIPVYFKTLAEPGSSVVVAWGYAETVASLLLALLMPVLGSLADLKGNKKKFFIGTVGTGAIALAALGIPSAALAFLVIYVVASIMLNGSMVFYDAFLVDATTDERYDEVSSQGYAWGYIGSCVPFILCLIVVLAGPSVGIPMDIGMKIAFLITAVWWVAFSVPLIRDVHQTHYKERAPRLIRDTFAGLFRTLKRIWKDRRLRYFMLAFFCYIDGVHTIIKMSTSYGTDLGIDATQLVLALLVTQFVAFPSAIAYGRLSTRFGTKRMLLVAIGAYFCITLFAAFFLREAAEFWMLAICVGLFQGGIQALSRSEFGKLIPKEHANEYYGFFDIFGKYAAVMGTFLVSFFTQLSGNSSLGVLSIAVLFVLGFVLLWRMPEKQE; from the coding sequence ATGGCAGGCAAGCTGACCAAGCAGGAGAAAAGCTGGATCCTCTACGATGTGGGCAATTCGGCCTTCGTGCTGCTTGCGACGGCGCTGATCCCCGTGTATTTCAAGACGCTGGCCGAACCGGGTTCGTCGGTTGTGGTGGCGTGGGGCTATGCCGAGACGGTGGCGTCGCTTCTGCTGGCGCTGCTCATGCCGGTTCTGGGCAGCCTGGCCGACCTCAAGGGCAACAAGAAGAAGTTCTTCATCGGAACCGTGGGCACGGGCGCCATCGCCTTGGCGGCGCTGGGCATCCCGTCGGCTGCGCTGGCTTTCCTCGTGATCTACGTCGTCGCGTCCATCATGCTGAACGGCTCGATGGTGTTCTACGATGCGTTCCTCGTGGACGCCACCACCGACGAGCGTTACGACGAGGTGTCGTCGCAGGGTTACGCCTGGGGCTATATCGGCTCGTGCGTGCCGTTCATCCTGTGCCTGATCGTGGTGTTGGCAGGGCCCAGCGTGGGCATCCCTATGGACATCGGGATGAAGATCGCGTTTCTGATCACGGCCGTTTGGTGGGTGGCGTTCAGCGTGCCCCTTATCCGCGATGTGCATCAGACGCACTACAAGGAACGTGCTCCTCGCTTGATCCGCGACACGTTCGCCGGCCTCTTCCGCACGCTGAAACGTATTTGGAAGGATCGTCGCCTGCGCTACTTCATGCTAGCGTTCTTTTGCTACATCGACGGCGTGCACACCATTATAAAGATGTCCACAAGCTACGGCACCGACCTCGGCATCGATGCGACGCAGCTGGTTTTGGCGCTGTTGGTGACGCAGTTCGTGGCGTTCCCGTCGGCCATCGCCTACGGGCGTCTGTCCACAAGATTCGGCACGAAGCGCATGCTGCTGGTAGCTATCGGCGCGTACTTCTGCATCACGCTGTTCGCGGCGTTCTTCCTGCGCGAGGCCGCGGAGTTCTGGATGCTGGCCATCTGCGTGGGGTTGTTCCAGGGCGGCATCCAGGCGCTGTCGCGCAGCGAGTTCGGCAAGCTCATTCCGAAGGAGCACGCCAACGAGTACTACGGCTTCTTCGACATCTTCGGCAAGTACGCTGCCGTCATGGGCACGTTCCTGGTCAGCTTCTTCACCCAGCTGTCGGGCAACTCGTCGTTGGGCGTGCTGTCCATCGCCGTGCTGTTCGTGCTGGGCTTCGTGCTGCTGTGGAGGATGCCTGAAAAGCAGGAGTAG